One Anaerobacillus alkaliphilus DNA window includes the following coding sequences:
- the selD gene encoding selenide, water dikinase SelD, whose amino-acid sequence MENNPIKLTALTGKGGUGCKIGPEDLAQVLCQLPKRAYDPNVLVGHETSDDAGVYQLTEDLAIIQTVDFFTPIVDDPYMFGQIAAANSLSDVYAMGGTPKTVLNIVGYPIKKLGPDILAQILCGASDKVQESGAVVIGGHSIDDQEPKFGLSVTGVIHPNRVFKNVGAKPGDVLVLTKPIGVGIQTTAIKRDKLTEEQLKKVMETMAALNNKASEALQNLHPNSVTDITGFGLLGHAFEMAKGSGVTFKLNFESIPVLEGTRALAEEGIVPGGSKANHRWLENDVKYDETLAEFEQFILCDAITSGGLLVSLPLEEAEVYVKQLQELGVTEARMIGSVEEKQDKSLYVTR is encoded by the coding sequence ATGGAAAATAATCCAATTAAATTAACAGCACTAACAGGTAAAGGTGGTTGAGGATGCAAAATCGGTCCTGAGGACCTAGCACAAGTTTTGTGCCAATTACCTAAACGTGCTTATGACCCAAATGTCCTCGTTGGACATGAAACATCAGATGATGCTGGTGTTTATCAATTAACGGAAGATCTTGCTATTATTCAAACGGTTGATTTCTTCACACCTATCGTTGATGATCCATATATGTTTGGCCAAATTGCTGCGGCAAATTCATTAAGTGATGTTTACGCCATGGGTGGAACGCCAAAAACTGTCTTAAATATCGTTGGTTACCCAATTAAGAAATTGGGACCGGATATTCTAGCACAAATACTTTGTGGGGCTTCAGATAAAGTGCAAGAATCTGGTGCTGTCGTTATTGGTGGACACTCGATTGATGACCAAGAACCAAAGTTCGGGTTGTCAGTAACAGGTGTGATACACCCAAACAGAGTATTCAAAAACGTTGGAGCAAAACCAGGTGACGTACTAGTCTTAACAAAGCCCATTGGGGTAGGTATTCAGACTACTGCCATTAAGAGAGATAAACTAACTGAGGAACAGCTTAAAAAAGTGATGGAAACGATGGCAGCCTTAAATAATAAAGCCAGTGAAGCCTTACAAAATCTCCATCCAAACTCCGTAACTGACATCACTGGATTTGGACTACTTGGACATGCTTTTGAAATGGCCAAAGGAAGCGGTGTAACATTTAAGCTTAACTTTGAGTCTATACCTGTTTTAGAAGGAACTAGAGCATTAGCTGAAGAAGGTATAGTACCTGGAGGATCGAAAGCCAATCACCGTTGGTTAGAGAATGATGTGAAATACGATGAAACTCTAGCCGAGTTTGAACAGTTTATTCTATGCGATGCTATTACTTCTGGTGGCCTATTAGTTTCTTTACCACTTGAAGAGGCTGAGGTCTACGTGAAACAACTACAAGAGTTAGGTGTTACTGAGGCAAGAATGATTGGAAGCGTTGAAGAAAAGCAAGACAAGTCCCTGTACGTTACTCGTTAA
- a CDS encoding selenium metabolism-associated LysR family transcriptional regulator: protein MNLKRIKTFMMVIDHRSFSVVANLLNISQPAVSKQIKTLEAELGINLVHRDTAEPTEAGKIVYQKGKKFLYDWDMLVEECRRLQGELSGVIKIGASTVPGTYMVPSLLRKFLNLHPSVDIQLTIHESGEITDLLKDGSIDVGFVGSEPTSDELISHIIKKDHFLLIGPKDSEGINDITTLRDLPFIFRSEKSGTWQGVEKNLQALGISTSELRCIARVKTTEAVISMVEAELGYSVVSSIAATQAMKQNRIKIIQQLPSDRNFYLTYLHSKQLHPAIVSLVALSNPDHD, encoded by the coding sequence TTGAACCTAAAAAGAATAAAAACTTTTATGATGGTAATTGATCATAGAAGTTTCTCAGTTGTTGCAAATCTATTAAACATTAGTCAACCTGCGGTTAGTAAACAAATTAAAACGCTAGAAGCTGAACTTGGAATTAATTTGGTGCATCGTGACACAGCAGAACCTACCGAAGCTGGAAAGATCGTTTACCAAAAAGGAAAGAAGTTTCTCTATGATTGGGACATGCTTGTAGAAGAATGTCGCCGACTTCAAGGTGAATTATCTGGTGTTATCAAAATTGGGGCTAGTACAGTACCCGGGACGTACATGGTCCCTAGTTTATTACGAAAGTTTTTAAACCTTCATCCTAGCGTTGATATCCAGCTAACCATCCATGAGTCCGGAGAAATTACTGACCTTCTAAAAGATGGTTCCATTGATGTTGGTTTTGTTGGTAGTGAACCAACGAGTGATGAGTTGATCAGCCATATTATTAAAAAAGATCACTTTCTTTTGATCGGCCCCAAGGATAGTGAAGGTATAAACGATATTACAACGTTAAGAGATTTACCTTTTATCTTTCGAAGTGAAAAATCAGGTACTTGGCAAGGAGTCGAGAAGAACTTGCAAGCACTTGGTATATCAACTAGTGAACTACGCTGCATTGCAAGAGTAAAAACTACTGAAGCTGTCATTAGTATGGTCGAAGCAGAACTTGGCTACTCCGTTGTCTCTAGTATTGCTGCTACACAAGCAATGAAACAAAATCGAATAAAAATTATTCAACAACTTCCTTCTGATAGAAACTTTTACTTAACTTATTTACATTCAAAGCAACTACATCCAGCCATTGTTTCATTAGTTGCTCTTAGCAATCCTGACCACGACTAA
- a CDS encoding glycosyltransferase: MDSNRINRNNFSLTFVTPYYDQGRGNATTARRIVSGLIENGVTTSILPYEEQRYTDDIIERIEASTLLHVLHFRRFAEWLEANNYHVKTPYIITSGGTDVNMDIFNEQLRDKIGHVLRDAAAVTVFSQDAKDKLIDIYPVIAGKVDIVKQSVWFPESLPTNIEENRSVGTNILLPAGLREVKDVLFVLPALIKLKQHYPNLTFTILGAPLESEIVEAVEFAQKRYPWIRYVEEVPLEEMPEIYMKHDIVINSSLSEGQSSALLEAMLLEKPVVARNNGGNQSIIKHEKTGFLFDTIEDFYQQVQHLLNSKQLYKQISENGRKYVTEHHSLAEEIEKYLDLYKVAIEKTCQ, encoded by the coding sequence ATGGATAGCAACCGAATAAATCGAAATAATTTCTCGTTAACATTTGTAACCCCTTATTATGATCAAGGACGTGGCAATGCAACGACGGCAAGAAGGATTGTAAGTGGTTTGATCGAAAATGGTGTGACAACAAGCATACTACCTTATGAAGAACAGCGATACACAGATGATATCATTGAGCGTATCGAGGCAAGTACCCTTTTGCACGTCCTTCATTTTCGCAGGTTCGCTGAGTGGCTCGAAGCAAATAATTATCATGTGAAAACACCCTACATTATCACTTCTGGTGGAACCGATGTAAATATGGATATTTTTAATGAACAACTAAGGGATAAGATTGGCCATGTTTTAAGAGATGCGGCTGCTGTTACCGTGTTTAGTCAAGATGCAAAAGATAAATTGATCGATATATATCCGGTAATCGCCGGTAAAGTCGATATTGTGAAACAGAGCGTTTGGTTTCCGGAGTCCTTGCCTACCAATATTGAAGAAAATCGTTCAGTAGGAACAAACATACTTTTACCGGCAGGTTTAAGAGAAGTGAAAGATGTGTTGTTTGTCTTGCCAGCGTTAATTAAACTTAAGCAACACTATCCTAATCTAACTTTTACGATATTAGGGGCTCCTCTCGAGTCTGAAATAGTTGAAGCCGTAGAGTTCGCGCAGAAACGTTATCCGTGGATAAGGTATGTAGAAGAAGTACCATTAGAAGAAATGCCTGAAATCTACATGAAACATGACATCGTTATCAATTCTTCTTTATCTGAAGGGCAATCTTCGGCATTATTAGAAGCGATGCTGCTTGAAAAACCAGTCGTAGCTAGAAACAATGGTGGGAATCAAAGTATCATTAAACATGAAAAAACAGGATTTTTATTTGATACAATAGAGGATTTCTATCAACAAGTACAACATTTACTAAACAGTAAACAATTGTACAAGCAGATTAGTGAGAATGGGAGAAAGTATGTGACAGAACACCATTCCTTAGCAGAGGAGATTGAGAAATATCTTGATCTATATAAGGTAGCCATTGAAAAAACCTGCCAATAG
- the selB gene encoding selenocysteine-specific translation elongation factor, translating into MVFLIMGDRFYTIGMAGHIDHGKTTLTKALTNIDTDRLKEEKERNISIELGFAPLKLKSDIQVSVIDVPGHERFIRQMIAGVAGIDLVMLIVGADEGVMPQTKEHLDILSLLGIKNGIIVVTKIDRVDEELLELVQEDIAMEVAGTFLEEAPFVFVDSISKKGIDQLKDVIEEKLSDVPSRDAKGAFRLPIDQVFTVHGQGTVVRGTIYEGAINEGDILEILPQGLKVRARQLQVHHEKKERGFAGQRTAINLGGVSKEEVKRGDVLVSTQQYATTSTIDVSLQTLKGLDHPLKQRGHIKLHLGTAEVYGKIVFFDRNELSGEESETILCQLRLDEPIVTRRGDRFILRRPTPVETIGGGFVIDPNGEKYKFGETTIDMLERKKEGTPLERVTDMLKEEKYVSIVKLQKLVDLPEDIVRNAINELLEKNNIIEGEQGDFVLSSIYVEIVELIRRDLEEFHEENSLREGKSKAEVLHSLKQNYPAKLLEFVLSRSEQENQLAKRGQFIALAEFQPHFPSKWAKRMEQVVTELEKQALQVENWESIVTKAGLPTQLQEDLKHYLVRTNKVIPLDEKHYISRTHIKVAVKKLREKTADEFELQDAKEVLQLSRKYLVPFMELLDRLRLTTRTETKRKWQHVEYDKWIATE; encoded by the coding sequence TTGGTATTTCTAATTATGGGAGACCGATTTTATACGATAGGAATGGCAGGACATATTGATCATGGGAAAACGACGCTTACAAAAGCGTTAACGAACATTGATACAGACCGACTAAAGGAAGAAAAAGAACGTAACATCTCGATAGAGTTAGGGTTTGCACCATTAAAGCTAAAGAGTGATATACAAGTGTCTGTCATTGATGTTCCTGGACATGAGCGCTTTATTCGCCAAATGATTGCTGGTGTTGCGGGAATTGATTTGGTCATGCTCATAGTAGGTGCGGACGAAGGTGTGATGCCGCAAACAAAAGAGCATTTAGACATTTTGTCGTTATTGGGGATAAAAAACGGAATTATTGTTGTGACAAAGATTGATCGTGTTGACGAAGAATTATTAGAACTAGTTCAAGAAGATATCGCAATGGAAGTAGCGGGAACATTTTTGGAAGAGGCACCATTCGTTTTTGTTGATAGTATATCGAAAAAAGGGATTGATCAGTTAAAAGACGTCATTGAAGAAAAATTGAGTGATGTACCTAGTCGTGATGCAAAGGGTGCTTTCCGATTACCAATTGATCAGGTTTTTACAGTCCATGGTCAAGGAACAGTGGTAAGGGGGACGATCTATGAAGGGGCTATTAATGAAGGAGATATTCTTGAAATATTACCCCAAGGTCTAAAAGTTCGGGCAAGACAGCTCCAAGTTCATCATGAAAAGAAAGAACGAGGCTTTGCGGGTCAACGAACCGCAATTAACCTTGGAGGAGTTTCAAAGGAAGAAGTAAAACGTGGCGATGTTCTTGTTTCAACTCAACAATACGCGACAACATCTACTATAGATGTATCCTTACAGACATTAAAAGGTTTAGACCACCCATTAAAGCAACGTGGACATATTAAACTACACCTTGGAACAGCAGAAGTCTATGGGAAAATCGTCTTTTTTGATCGCAATGAACTCTCAGGTGAAGAATCTGAAACCATTCTATGTCAGTTAAGACTAGATGAACCAATTGTGACTAGGAGAGGCGATCGCTTTATTTTACGGAGACCAACACCGGTAGAAACGATTGGTGGTGGCTTTGTCATTGACCCGAATGGTGAAAAATATAAGTTCGGTGAAACAACCATTGACATGCTTGAACGAAAGAAAGAGGGAACCCCGTTAGAGCGAGTTACTGACATGTTAAAAGAAGAGAAATACGTCTCAATCGTGAAATTGCAAAAGCTTGTTGATCTCCCTGAGGATATTGTAAGAAATGCAATAAACGAACTCTTAGAGAAAAACAATATTATTGAAGGCGAACAGGGAGACTTTGTTTTATCCTCTATTTATGTTGAGATCGTCGAACTTATCCGTCGCGATTTAGAAGAATTCCACGAGGAAAACTCATTAAGAGAAGGAAAAAGTAAAGCAGAAGTCCTCCATTCTCTAAAGCAAAACTATCCAGCGAAGTTACTGGAATTTGTTCTGTCTAGAAGTGAACAGGAGAATCAGCTTGCAAAACGTGGACAATTCATCGCGCTAGCAGAGTTCCAGCCACATTTTCCGAGTAAATGGGCAAAGCGCATGGAACAAGTCGTGACAGAGCTAGAGAAACAAGCTCTGCAGGTCGAGAACTGGGAGTCAATTGTAACAAAGGCTGGTCTGCCAACACAACTTCAAGAAGACCTAAAGCATTACTTAGTTCGTACAAACAAGGTTATACCTTTAGATGAAAAACACTATATTTCACGTACCCATATTAAAGTAGCTGTGAAAAAATTAAGGGAAAAAACAGCGGATGAATTTGAATTGCAAGATGCAAAAGAAGTATTGCAATTATCTAGAAAATATTTAGTCCCGTTTATGGAATTGTTAGATCGGTTAAGATTAACTACTCGTACCGAGACAAAAAGGAAATGGCAACACGTGGAGTATGATAAATGGATAGCAACCGAATAA
- a CDS encoding hemolysin family protein, with product MDEFPFYIMVLLVVLLILSAFFSSAETAFSSANRIRLKNYADENRKGSKNALMISENFDKGLSTILVGNNVVNIGAATISAKLATDLFGSGTGMLINTVVMTMLVLIFGEILPKSYAKENAESFALKISGILALLMKLLAPITIIFISLKKAISKMITAKEHTPSVTEEELKVMITISEEEGIIDQKERELVYSALDFNDIVVGEILTPRIDMIAVEVNDPHEEILEVFLTERYSRVPVYSENTDNIIGILSEREFLSHLVQNKTFKVKDLLRKPKFVVESLKISSLLPELQKSKTHMAIVIDEFGGTEGLITMEDILEEIVGEIWDEHDEKVSNMNQFDENTYQFTADFPLNDFCELMNVTIPDSSYHSLGGWIVEKIEKIPTVGEEIHYYHLTIIVHKMDGKRIRQLIVKKNTSEGE from the coding sequence ATGGATGAATTTCCTTTTTATATTATGGTTTTATTGGTGGTTCTTTTAATATTATCGGCATTTTTCTCTTCTGCAGAAACTGCATTTTCTAGTGCTAATCGGATTCGTTTGAAAAATTATGCAGATGAAAATCGTAAAGGAAGTAAAAATGCGTTGATGATTTCAGAGAACTTTGATAAAGGACTTTCAACGATCCTAGTAGGGAATAACGTTGTTAATATTGGTGCAGCAACAATATCGGCAAAATTAGCGACTGATCTTTTTGGGTCAGGAACTGGTATGCTAATTAATACGGTCGTTATGACGATGCTTGTATTAATCTTTGGTGAGATATTACCGAAGTCTTATGCAAAAGAAAACGCAGAATCATTCGCTTTGAAAATATCAGGAATATTAGCACTATTAATGAAACTTTTAGCCCCTATTACGATCATTTTTATCTCATTGAAGAAAGCAATCTCAAAAATGATTACAGCCAAGGAACACACTCCTTCAGTAACAGAAGAAGAACTAAAAGTCATGATTACGATAAGTGAAGAAGAAGGAATTATCGATCAGAAAGAAAGAGAGCTTGTGTATAGTGCGTTAGATTTCAATGATATTGTAGTGGGGGAAATTCTCACACCACGAATTGACATGATTGCCGTTGAGGTAAATGATCCCCATGAAGAAATATTAGAGGTTTTCCTTACAGAAAGGTATTCTAGAGTCCCTGTTTATAGCGAGAATACGGACAATATTATTGGGATATTATCTGAACGCGAGTTTTTATCACACTTAGTTCAAAACAAAACCTTTAAGGTTAAGGATCTGTTACGAAAACCAAAGTTTGTGGTGGAATCACTGAAGATCTCTTCGTTACTCCCTGAATTGCAAAAAAGTAAAACTCATATGGCGATTGTCATTGATGAGTTTGGTGGAACCGAAGGCTTAATTACGATGGAAGATATATTAGAGGAAATTGTTGGTGAAATATGGGATGAACACGATGAAAAAGTAAGCAATATGAATCAATTTGATGAGAATACGTATCAATTTACCGCAGATTTTCCTCTAAATGATTTCTGCGAGCTAATGAACGTAACGATCCCTGATAGCTCTTATCACTCATTAGGCGGCTGGATTGTAGAGAAGATCGAAAAAATTCCTACTGTTGGTGAAGAAATTCACTATTATCATTTAACAATTATCGTTCACAAAATGGACGGCAAAAGAATACGCCAACTTATTGTAAAGAAAAATACTTCTGAAGGGGAATGA